The sequence below is a genomic window from Pithys albifrons albifrons isolate INPA30051 chromosome 21, PitAlb_v1, whole genome shotgun sequence.
ctcctgactatgacagttacaagtcaaaagtgggcccagctttccagaaggaatgcaagctgacagtagcctaattcccttcagtggagctctactcagccaaatcaggctcaaacacatctcaaaccagctctgccatttgctttgaaaacacacttccctttgtgcagtgaaggatgaaaaggtatgaaaagcctcaagctgagtctcaccacaacagtgggcctgaagaaatgccaaaggagtttattggaggGATCTATTCTGGTGAAAGCTCCTACTTTCCagacctccaacagcatcaccagcagaccctgaagaagtgtggcacctaccacagcttggggtactcagtgtccatcatgggaggacattctgttaatgtcttggtgatgccaacagcacggatctgcttttcaacttgtcccagactctttctggatttcaggaatcatcattttctgcaaaaccatTCCAAACATGTTAGTGTGACATTTAGAGAAAATGTCTTAGAACGATTTATCACCCtatggtgaccaaagaaaagcagaaaccacacaaagcaccaggaaacagagaacacaagacaatttgtttcttaacaattgctgccctcttacatagatgtttgcacatacaaactttttacaaaggataaaaaccagagacagcaatccttcccttttatgacccgctcaggagatcagtaacttgaactatcagtgaggaactgtgggcagaaaatcagaaatgaaccccaaaaggagaggcacccGGGCAGTCAGATTAGCGCCaaacctcctttgccatttcagccagagagacaactctttcctgcttcaaaggcaaaaactgcacagcagcctgaaatacaacccaagccaacagaacacactccctttggctgtatgctgccaagtatttcctgcagagctcatgccccatttcctgtgccatactAGTTAATGAAGACGAGAAAGCAACGAGAAAAAGGACaaagtaaaactccagatgaaaacaagataattgctttagagtcagcagcaaaatccaTTCTAACAAGGACACAGGaagggcagccttcataaatgttcccttttagTGAAGGGCATtaacttgctgctccaaagtttgcctaaaaactgctcatcttctcgggcaccacaacactgaaacgtggaacgctggaagcaccacttccatttggttggtggaacaccactggaagaaccctgtaattcttgctcctctacaggaggcatcaagcagattttaaaggattaataacagaccttgtgtgatctgtgtagagataacatcacgaatttcatcagcatggccatctgcctggggatgatttcaacaatgtgtcacagctttgacagaggaacgtaaacccttcctcagaactttattcccatgaaggccaaaatgacacaaaagcatggaatgtttcccagcatgaacacaaactgcagagagcagtggtcagaatggctgtgctgtgtggcagggcaagtgtgttgctattagctggagattaaatggagacactttcagacaagtaacgacatcacacacaccaggaaaggaggagaactacacaagtcctttagttccattccctcagttttcatggagtgtcacctgctgtggccactgccctttatgccccccttgactccagagcatttggagcaagtccctggagccaccagagtcccacccatgtacaggatgcctgatctgtgcaactgcacactctgaaccactcgtgtcacactggagcttttcagagcaaggaacttacttttgataagttttgttggtttggaacttggaagtctttggaatagcagaatgaagacctgtttcctgtaccagtcaactgattcactggaaatttaaaagaacagttattcagttcacagtgggctttgactggtgctgtcactttacagaaaacacagataaagttgttcccatctctttaactgataaatgtgacatttttgctcctgaagtgttaacctttggcatgactgcacactgcagaaccaaagcccacagaagtcagttttgaatgcaatttgagctcatactcacgggggcatatgctccatgatgctgtttagcaggtcaaagccttggggaTGATCTGTCTTACAGGCAATCAGCTTCTGGAATCCCCCCAACAatccaggctgcaaggaaagcaaacatgaagctctaggcaactgttcttcctaagtggccCAGGAGAAAGTTGGCCCTTACCATCGAAGACACACAACAATGCAAAAGCATCTGtaacctaaaccaggattctgatcctgcagtgcaggacaaggaagacacattgtggctccttctcactcactcactctcctcagGACTGTTCTGAGCAGAACCCCTGAGAGTTCAGCTGATCCACATGTGTGAGGATTCACCTCACCCCCGGACGGGAAagcacccaccgagctgcaTGCAGAGTATTTATCCGTGCATGGAGCgccactgaggcccagcccagcccagcccctgccccgcggccccggcactcacgatcttggcggcggcgctgcgggcgatggtgccggcgccgcgctccaggaacgCCTCTGCAGCACCCGCACCAGCGGCGGGATGTTCCCCGCACGCTCCCGCGACACCGGCTGCGGCAGGTGCGGGAAAACAGCGCCATACAGGACGTCGGGATGTCGCTCTAGGGCAGGAGAGACAGCGGCTCgcactccgcgcgtgcgcagtagcgacgatggggggcagaggggggtgCCGGAGGTCcccaagggtccccaagggggggtcGCGACGGACGACATGGGTGGGCTGTGGGCAGCGGAGGTCCCTGAGAGCCCCAGACACCCCTGACCACTCTTACCTCCCCTTACctccctgtgactcctctgCGACCCACCTTACCACCCCGACCCACTGTGAGACACTCCTGACTTCTCCTGGAtccccctggaccctcctgaacTCCCCTGGACCTCCCTGAATCCCCCTTGGACTCCCCTCAACTCTCCTGGACCACCTTGTACCCCCCTTGACACTCCCTCTACAGACTGAGAGAAACCAGTGGAGAACTAAGCCCTCAGAGAGGTCCtaataaaaaacacaaatagTGGGCATAATGCTTCTATTGTTCCTTAGTCCATCTCAGGACACCAGGCTTCCACAACCTTTACTAACTTGGCTACTCGTGTGGTACAGGCTAGTCCATGGCTTGTCTTGAAGAGCAAAAGCAGAGCCCAATTAAGAGAAACAACCAATCTATTTGTTGATTTCTATCAGAATTTGAATCCGTCCTCATGACAACATGAGTTGTTAAAATGCAGCTCTATCGATGTGTGTTGAAATAGTGTCAGGTGGCAAACACAAGTGGGCATTATCCATAAGACTGCTTTTCCTGTTCCTACAACTGTGTATGTTTTGGCCCTAAATTTATTGTTAGGAATATCCCAGATAAGTGGCTACATTTCAAAGCCAGTTACTGCTCACACAAAATACGGGACACCATTATTTTCAGTTGCTGCTAATTCAGAAGTCATGCTTCAGCAGGGATGCAGGTCTGCGTTTTGCTGGTCCCAAATACCCGCAGCGAGCCCCTCCGGTCGCGGCAGCCCTCACTGGTACCCCCAGGGCAGAAACAGCGCGGCCAGAAGGCTCCGGGCATGACTATCCCCCCGCGCCGGGCACTGCCGAGGCGTTTCTACCTCGGGTTCGGTTTGGGACCGCTGACAACGGGACGGACACTGAGGAGCTGGTGATCAGTCCTCGGCTGGACTCGGCGATCTCTgaagtcttttccagcct
It includes:
- the LOC139681490 gene encoding exportin-2-like isoform X1; protein product: MTSELAATENNGVPYFVATSRRPVWRCFPAPAAAGVAGACGEHPAAGAGAAEAFLERGAGTIARSAAAKIPGLLGGFQKLIACKTDHPQGFDLLNSIMEHMPPESVDWYRKQVFILLFQRLPSSKPTKLIKKNDDS
- the LOC139681490 gene encoding exportin-2-like isoform X2 — its product is MTSELAATENNGVPYFVATSRRPVWRCFPAPAAAGVAGACGEHPAAGAGAAEAFLERGAGTIARSAAAKIPGLLGGFQKLIACKTDHPQGFDLLNSIMEHMPPESVDWYRKQVFILLFQRLPSSKPTKLIKSRWPC